A stretch of the Cumulibacter soli genome encodes the following:
- a CDS encoding ABC transporter permease: protein MSTVPDAPAASNLTTGGHQASLRARIKPFIRPQIVFGVVMIALWALIIALAGVISPHDAFAASGPRLQSPSGSHLFGTDALGRDVLSRVLHGARQSIPIAVLTIVIAVVIGSLLGALAGFFGGICDAVVMRLADITMAFPPILLAMAVAAALGPGLWNAFIAIVIVWWPIYARLVRGQILSIKEREHVTAARAIGMGRAKILRKHVLPHSLTPIVVSATIDLGTIIIMIASLSFLGLGALPPSPEWGAMITDGAANFYQWWIAAGPGLAMVSIVLAVNFLGDGMRDVLDVRTSGR from the coding sequence ATGAGTACCGTCCCCGATGCTCCCGCCGCGTCCAACCTGACTACCGGCGGACACCAAGCCTCGCTGCGGGCACGAATCAAGCCGTTCATTCGACCGCAGATCGTCTTCGGTGTCGTGATGATCGCGCTCTGGGCGCTCATCATCGCGCTGGCCGGCGTGATCTCCCCACACGATGCATTCGCGGCATCCGGCCCACGACTGCAATCGCCCTCCGGCTCGCATCTTTTCGGTACCGACGCGCTCGGGCGGGACGTGCTGTCTCGCGTCCTGCACGGCGCGCGCCAATCCATCCCGATTGCCGTGCTCACGATCGTGATCGCCGTCGTCATCGGCAGCCTGCTCGGCGCACTAGCCGGGTTCTTCGGCGGGATCTGCGATGCCGTCGTGATGCGACTAGCCGACATCACCATGGCGTTCCCGCCGATCCTGCTCGCCATGGCAGTCGCGGCAGCGCTCGGACCTGGTCTCTGGAATGCCTTCATCGCGATCGTCATCGTGTGGTGGCCGATCTACGCCCGCCTCGTACGAGGGCAAATCCTCTCGATCAAAGAACGCGAGCACGTTACCGCCGCTCGCGCGATCGGGATGGGTCGCGCGAAGATACTGCGAAAGCACGTGCTGCCGCATTCGCTCACCCCGATCGTGGTCAGCGCGACGATCGACCTCGGCACGATCATCATCATGATCGCGTCACTGAGCTTCCTCGGACTGGGCGCCCTGCCGCCCTCTCCTGAATGGGGCGCGATGATCACCGACGGCGCGGCTAACTTCTATCAGTGGTGGATCGCGGCAGGACCAGGCTTAGCCATGGTCTCGATCGTGCTCGCGGTGAACTTCCTCGGCGACGGTATGCGGGATGTGCTCGATGTACGAACGAGCGGCCGATGA
- a CDS encoding ABC transporter ATP-binding protein: MSTDLGTKEATMPPQRPVLDIRDLSVTFSTARGEVHAVRGATLAIQPGQTVALVGESGSGKSTLAAVLYRLLAENAEITSGSVTFDGTDLLAISDKQMNDVRGKQIGLVPQDPMSNLDPLMTIGKQIAEVFVIHGIAKGKEATRRSIELLEMVGIDDPARRARQYPHEFSGGMRQRVLIAMALACQPTLLIADEPTSALDVTVQKLILDQLAELTTSMGTTLLLVTHDLGLAGERADHMVVMNKGQIVESGPAAQILTDPQDGYTKRLIAAAPGLLTDSLVGSAPEGEPVIEASGITKRYRVRSGLLRRTDFTAVDDVSLSVRRGQTVGIVGESGSGKSTTAKLLLQLEGVTSGEMTFRGRTATRLSGEDLLGFRRQVQPVFQNPYASLDPRYSIGDAIREPLDVHRIGTLTERNARVVDLLEQVALDGTYADRYPHELSGGQRQRVAIARALALDPELVVLDEAVSALDVLVQEQILELLVDLQRRRSLSYVFISHDLAVIRMISHYVHVMRAGKVVESGTPQDIFENPQHEYTKNLLAAIPTTKL; the protein is encoded by the coding sequence ATGAGCACGGACTTAGGCACGAAGGAAGCAACCATGCCACCGCAGCGGCCGGTACTGGACATCCGCGATCTCTCGGTCACCTTCAGCACCGCGCGCGGCGAAGTGCACGCCGTGCGGGGCGCGACGCTGGCGATTCAACCGGGTCAGACGGTCGCGCTCGTCGGCGAGTCAGGATCGGGCAAGTCCACGCTGGCCGCGGTGCTTTATCGACTACTGGCCGAGAACGCAGAGATCACCTCGGGATCGGTCACCTTCGACGGAACCGACCTGCTGGCGATCAGCGACAAACAAATGAACGACGTCCGAGGCAAGCAGATCGGCCTGGTTCCGCAGGACCCGATGTCAAACCTCGACCCGTTGATGACGATCGGCAAACAGATCGCTGAAGTATTCGTGATCCACGGGATCGCGAAGGGCAAGGAAGCTACCCGCCGCAGCATCGAGCTGCTCGAGATGGTTGGCATCGATGATCCCGCTCGCCGCGCGCGTCAGTACCCACACGAGTTCTCCGGCGGGATGCGCCAACGTGTTCTGATCGCGATGGCGCTGGCATGTCAGCCCACCTTGCTGATCGCCGACGAACCCACCTCGGCACTCGATGTCACCGTGCAGAAACTCATCCTCGACCAATTAGCCGAGTTGACCACCTCGATGGGTACGACCTTGCTGCTGGTCACACACGATCTCGGACTCGCCGGCGAGCGCGCCGATCACATGGTGGTGATGAACAAGGGACAGATCGTCGAGTCCGGCCCGGCGGCGCAGATCCTCACCGACCCGCAAGACGGGTACACCAAGCGCCTGATCGCCGCCGCGCCCGGCCTGTTGACGGACTCACTGGTCGGATCGGCGCCCGAAGGCGAACCCGTGATCGAGGCCAGCGGGATCACCAAACGCTACCGAGTGCGTTCTGGTCTGCTTCGACGTACGGACTTCACCGCCGTCGATGACGTGTCGCTGAGTGTTCGACGCGGACAGACCGTAGGTATCGTCGGCGAGAGCGGATCCGGAAAATCCACCACCGCAAAACTGTTGCTGCAACTCGAAGGAGTCACCTCCGGTGAGATGACGTTCCGCGGTCGGACGGCGACACGATTGTCCGGCGAAGATCTACTGGGGTTCCGGCGGCAGGTCCAGCCGGTGTTCCAGAACCCGTACGCCTCACTCGACCCGCGATACAGCATCGGGGACGCGATCCGTGAACCACTGGACGTGCATCGCATCGGCACCCTCACCGAGCGAAATGCTCGCGTGGTGGATCTGTTGGAGCAGGTCGCGCTAGATGGCACGTACGCCGATCGATACCCGCACGAACTGTCCGGCGGACAGCGGCAACGCGTCGCGATCGCCCGCGCACTGGCACTCGATCCCGAACTCGTCGTCCTGGATGAGGCCGTCTCGGCGTTGGATGTGCTGGTGCAGGAACAGATTCTGGAGCTTCTCGTCGACTTGCAGCGCCGCCGGTCGCTGAGTTATGTGTTCATCAGCCACGACCTCGCAGTCATCAGAATGATCTCGCACTACGTGCACGTGATGCGTGCGGGCAAAGTCGTCGAGAGCGGCACACCGCAAGACATCTTCGAGAACCCGCAGCATGAGTACACCAAGAACCTGCTCGCCGCGATCCCTACGACCAAGCTGTAG